Sequence from the Capsicum annuum cultivar UCD-10X-F1 unplaced genomic scaffold, UCD10Xv1.1 ctg52805, whole genome shotgun sequence genome:
AGGTGTAGTTCCAAATATGCGTTCAGAATTCAGAATGACCTATTTTGCATGAGTTTACTTCCTTTTAACCGATCAATCTTGCTGAGCACTCCAGAAACGTTGTGAATCAGTTCTCTGCAACTCCTCCTAGTGGATAATGAGGTCTCACAATCCGAAAGATCTCTATCTGGTTCTGGAAAGTGTGGTTCATCATCAACAGAGTCCACTGATTTAGCAAGCACTTTGTCCTCTGGAAGAAAACAAGCATCATATTTATTAGAAGCATGGATGCATGAAATCCAAGTTTAgagttgtcttattttttaatttatgtatttgagGTAAAGAAAGGAAGTATGCAAATAGTAAAATGTTGAATTGGGGACCATAATTGAGCTACTATTGGGACTGCTGGAGAGGTAGCTGTCAGTTGAATGGTGATTAAGTGAATTCCCAACCAAATCTGCTTCATCTTCCAAAGGAGAAAAATATCTAGTAGGGTAAGTGAGAGCACATTTAGCTCTAAAACTTTGCAAACCTGGCTCTGAACTCTTTATTTCAGCTATCTCAAAATCCATATCTTCTTTATCAGATCCGCCAGGTCGAGCACCAAGTTTATCTGCCACATTGCTCCAAGTTTTAGAAGCTGAAGCCTTTTGGGGTTTAATACCTGATCCTGCTGGCATCGATTCAAAACCCATGAGCCTAGCAACCAAACTTGGAGACTTCATTTCATGCT
This genomic interval carries:
- the LOC124892982 gene encoding uncharacterized protein LOC124892982 isoform X2 — its product is MNDSSAREMNDSLAAITERQPQRPCGFVGIFFQLFDRNRRFAKKLFLKKLFSLAFLKQASKKFGGDEKQPNLRLIAEENSGGFPDAKNNGMADTRCESKHEMKSPSLVARLMGFESMPAGSGIKPQKASASKTWSNVADKLGARPGGSDKEDMDFEIAEIKSSEPEDKVLAKSVDSVDDEPHFPEPDRDLSDCETSLSTRRSCRELIHNVSGVLSKIDRLKGSKLMQNRSF
- the LOC124892982 gene encoding uncharacterized protein LOC124892982 isoform X1 encodes the protein MNDSSAREMNDSLAAITERQPQRPCGFVGIFFQLFDRNRRFAKKLFLKKLFSLAFLKQASKKFGGDEKQPNLRLIAEENSGGFPDAKNNGMADTRCESKHEMKSPSLVARLMGFESMPAGSGIKPQKASASKTWSNVADKLGARPGGSDKEDMDFEIAEIKSSEPGLQSFRAKCALTYPTRYFSPLEDEADLVGNSLNHHSTDSYLSSSPNSSSIMVPNSTFYYLHTSFLYLKYIN